From a region of the Synechococcus sp. PCC 7502 genome:
- a CDS encoding ParA family protein — MQVTSVINYKGGVGKTSITANLASELAWLGYRVLLLDMDAQASLTFSFIKPEVWQQEYASSKTIKKWFDAITQQGAFSLESLVTTPETVNTEIKKSGNGGRLDLIPSNLGLINVDLELATQLGGANIRR, encoded by the coding sequence ATGCAAGTTACCTCAGTTATAAATTATAAAGGTGGTGTTGGTAAAACATCTATCACAGCAAACCTTGCGTCTGAGTTAGCTTGGCTTGGCTACCGAGTTTTGTTACTTGATATGGATGCTCAGGCAAGCCTTACCTTTTCATTTATAAAGCCCGAAGTCTGGCAACAGGAGTATGCTAGCTCAAAAACCATTAAGAAGTGGTTTGACGCAATCACTCAGCAAGGGGCTTTTTCGCTTGAATCTTTAGTAACTACTCCTGAAACTGTAAATACAGAAATTAAGAAGAGTGGTAATGGCGGTAGATTAGATCTTATTCCATCTAATCTTGGACTTATTAATGTTGATCTCGAACTGGCGACTCAACTTGGTGGTGCAAATATAAGACGGTAG
- a CDS encoding AAA family ATPase — protein MTFISELNLILRARYPILYIPSPEEERVESAVQDVAKQLGRKVYIWDFVDGYQGETAVGKRNPLQALEFIEKITVGAVFILRDFDRFLDDIAIARKLRNLQRHLKGQSQNITILSPQVTIPEQLTEVITVLEFPLPQAAEIRQEISQILKNLNQESNPKVIDDLVRASQGLSLERIRRVLAKAIAEHGELTPEDVELILAEKRQTIRQTQILEFYPSTAEISDIGGLDNLKEWLLRRGNAFSERARQYGLPHPKGLLLAGIQGTGKSLTAKAIAHHWHLPLLRLDVGRLFAGLVGESESRTRQMIQLAEALSPCVLWIDEIDKAFSSNSDGRGDSGTTGRVFGTLLTWMAEKNSPVFIVATANNIRQLPPELLRKGRFDEVFFVGLPTQSEREQIFTVHLTKFRPLNLRNYDCDRLAYETPNFSGAEIEQAIIEAMHLGFSQNRDFTTEDILEAVSQIVPLAQTAQKEIQLLQEWAASGKARLASRQNLLNS, from the coding sequence ATGACCTTTATCTCAGAACTAAATCTGATCCTCCGCGCCCGTTACCCCATTTTATATATACCATCGCCTGAAGAGGAGCGAGTAGAAAGCGCAGTGCAGGATGTTGCTAAGCAATTAGGGCGTAAGGTTTATATTTGGGATTTTGTGGATGGCTATCAAGGCGAAACGGCGGTAGGAAAACGTAATCCTTTGCAGGCTTTAGAATTTATTGAAAAAATTACGGTTGGGGCTGTGTTTATTCTCCGTGACTTTGATCGTTTTTTGGATGATATTGCGATCGCCCGTAAGCTTAGAAATTTACAAAGACATTTAAAAGGGCAGTCCCAAAATATTACAATCCTGTCGCCACAGGTCACAATTCCCGAACAACTTACCGAAGTAATTACGGTTTTAGAGTTTCCACTACCCCAAGCTGCTGAAATTCGCCAAGAAATCAGCCAAATCTTGAAGAATCTTAATCAAGAGTCCAATCCTAAGGTTATTGATGACTTAGTAAGAGCCAGTCAAGGTTTATCCTTAGAACGCATTCGACGGGTTTTAGCAAAGGCGATCGCCGAACATGGAGAATTAACACCCGAAGATGTGGAATTAATCTTGGCAGAAAAACGGCAGACCATTCGCCAGACCCAAATTTTAGAGTTTTATCCTTCCACTGCCGAAATTAGTGATATTGGCGGTTTGGATAATCTCAAGGAATGGTTACTAAGGCGAGGTAATGCTTTTTCAGAACGGGCAAGGCAGTATGGTTTACCCCATCCCAAGGGTTTACTATTAGCAGGAATTCAAGGAACGGGCAAATCTTTAACAGCCAAAGCCATCGCCCACCATTGGCATTTACCCTTACTACGTTTAGATGTGGGCAGATTATTTGCAGGCTTAGTGGGCGAAAGTGAATCCCGAACTAGACAAATGATTCAACTGGCAGAGGCATTGTCCCCTTGCGTATTATGGATTGATGAAATTGATAAAGCTTTTTCTAGTAACTCCGATGGGCGCGGCGATTCTGGTACCACTGGACGGGTATTTGGAACGCTTTTAACTTGGATGGCAGAAAAAAACTCTCCTGTCTTTATCGTGGCAACTGCTAATAATATCCGTCAACTCCCCCCTGAGCTTTTGCGTAAAGGTCGGTTTGATGAGGTGTTTTTTGTCGGGCTTCCTACTCAGTCTGAACGAGAACAGATTTTTACAGTCCACCTAACTAAATTTCGCCCCTTAAATTTACGTAACTATGACTGCGATCGCCTCGCATACGAAACCCCTAACTTTTCGGGTGCGGAAATCGAACAGGCAATTATTGAAGCAATGCACCTAGGATTTAGCCAAAATCGTGACTTTACCACCGAAGATATTTTAGAAGCAGTCAGCCAAATTGTTCCCCTTGCCCAAACTGCCCAAAAGGAAATTCAACTCCTCCAAGAATGGGCAGCCTCTGGTAAAGCTCGGCTTGCTTCAAGACAGAATCTGCTTAATTCATAG
- the dapB gene encoding 4-hydroxy-tetrahydrodipicolinate reductase: protein MTVPPSTASLPIPVIVAGATGKMGRETIKAIAKSPDLTLIGATGRTHIGEDIGEVVGCGELEIPVTNDLEILLAQGAQEKQLAVMVDFTHPSLVYDHIRSSIAYGVRPVVGTTGLSESELQELAAFADKASTGCLIVPNFSIGMVLLQQAAIAAAKYFDHVEIIELHHNQKADAPSGTSLQTAQMLAELGQTFNTSNASETEHIAGARGALFAENIRIHSIRLPGLIAHQEVIFGALGETYRLKHDTSDRSCYMAGVLLGIRRIIHLKQLVYGIEKLL, encoded by the coding sequence ATGACCGTACCTCCATCTACCGCATCCTTACCTATTCCTGTAATCGTGGCGGGAGCAACAGGTAAAATGGGACGAGAAACCATCAAGGCGATCGCTAAATCCCCAGACTTAACCCTAATTGGCGCAACAGGTCGTACCCATATTGGCGAAGATATTGGAGAAGTAGTAGGCTGTGGCGAGTTGGAAATTCCTGTGACCAATGATTTAGAGATTTTATTAGCACAGGGAGCGCAAGAAAAACAGTTGGCGGTAATGGTCGATTTTACCCATCCTAGCCTTGTCTATGACCATATTCGCTCTAGTATTGCCTATGGCGTGCGCCCAGTAGTAGGGACAACGGGATTAAGTGAGTCGGAATTACAAGAATTAGCTGCCTTTGCCGATAAAGCTAGTACGGGTTGCCTCATTGTGCCAAATTTTTCTATTGGTATGGTTCTACTCCAACAGGCGGCGATCGCTGCGGCTAAATATTTCGATCATGTGGAAATTATTGAACTGCACCACAACCAAAAAGCTGATGCGCCCAGTGGTACATCTTTACAAACAGCCCAAATGTTAGCGGAACTGGGACAAACCTTTAATACTTCCAATGCCTCCGAAACCGAACATATCGCTGGAGCCAGAGGAGCTTTATTTGCTGAAAATATTCGTATTCATAGCATACGTTTACCAGGACTAATTGCCCATCAAGAGGTGATTTTTGGAGCCTTGGGAGAAACCTACAGACTGAAACACGATACAAGCGATCGCAGTTGTTATATGGCGGGAGTATTACTGGGAATCCGTAGGATTATTCACCTTAAGCAGTTAGTCTATGGCATCGAGAAGCTACTTTAG